Proteins encoded within one genomic window of Brenneria nigrifluens DSM 30175 = ATCC 13028:
- a CDS encoding malate/lactate/ureidoglycolate dehydrogenase → MPVFSHHYLRDYLRTQLVNVAVDASVAQIVADNLVESSLKGHDSHGVSMLPRYIAAIREGGLSPHANAEKTLDFGPLISFDGRQGFGQVVARQALAEGISRALDQGVAVVSLADAHHLGRIGAWAEQAASAGLVSLHFANVHSTVVLPWQGELPRFGTNPFCVGVPVDGDEPVILDFATSVIAGNKARIAWNEGKQLPPGCIVDNQGKPTVDPRWLMEQPLGALLPFGQHKGAGLSLICSLLGAALTGGRTERTAKREKKQIINSMLSILIDPQRLGGAETYRQEIPALLAWVRQSRDDGELLLPGDPEKQKYRQRLEEGIYVDDTSWKQLADLNTQVA, encoded by the coding sequence ATGCCGGTATTTAGTCATCATTATTTACGAGATTATCTGCGCACCCAATTAGTCAATGTCGCGGTGGATGCCAGCGTGGCGCAGATTGTGGCGGATAATCTGGTGGAGTCGAGCCTTAAGGGGCATGATTCGCACGGCGTCAGCATGCTGCCGCGCTATATCGCCGCTATCCGGGAAGGGGGGCTGTCACCTCACGCCAATGCTGAAAAAACGCTGGATTTCGGGCCGTTGATCTCTTTCGACGGCCGGCAGGGATTCGGGCAGGTGGTGGCGCGGCAGGCGTTAGCCGAAGGGATCTCCCGCGCGCTGGATCAGGGGGTCGCCGTGGTCAGTCTGGCGGACGCGCACCACCTGGGGCGCATCGGCGCCTGGGCTGAACAGGCGGCGAGCGCCGGTCTGGTTTCCCTGCATTTCGCCAATGTTCATTCCACGGTGGTACTGCCGTGGCAGGGGGAACTGCCCCGTTTCGGCACCAATCCTTTCTGCGTGGGGGTACCGGTCGACGGCGACGAACCGGTGATTCTCGATTTCGCCACCAGCGTGATAGCCGGTAATAAAGCGCGTATCGCCTGGAATGAAGGGAAACAACTGCCGCCGGGGTGCATCGTTGATAATCAGGGGAAACCGACGGTCGATCCGCGCTGGCTGATGGAGCAGCCGCTGGGGGCGCTGCTGCCGTTCGGTCAGCATAAAGGGGCGGGGCTATCGCTTATTTGCTCGCTGCTGGGGGCGGCCTTGACCGGCGGCCGAACCGAACGCACGGCAAAGAGAGAAAAAAAACAGATTATCAACAGCATGCTGTCCATTCTGATCGATCCGCAACGCTTAGGCGGCGCGGAAACTTACCGCCAGGAAATTCCTGCTTTATTGGCCTGGGTTCGCCAGTCGCGTGACGACGGGGAGTTATTATTGCCGGGCGATCCGGAAAAACAAAAATATCGTCAGCGTCTCGAAGAGGGTATTTACGTTGATGATACCAGTTGGAAGCAGCTTGCCGATTTAAATACGCAGGTTGCGTAA
- a CDS encoding iron-containing alcohol dehydrogenase family protein: MIAIQAPGTYLNRDGVIGAVGEFVKPLAETLLIITSPQAWLATSEKVEHSLNLQGLKYRIEFLPGDCTKPAIEALTLQAREFGAELILGIGGGRVLDSAKAVGEVLGQIPVITVPTIAATCAAWSPISVIYSETGAHQGPLALKRLPVWVLVDGEVIAQSPPRYLKAGIVDALAKWYEFQPYLRNGDEGLALALKAQAARLAVDTFNRYGEQAIADNQQKQVTPALRKVIDAAIALAGVANSMKDDVPRIGVAHAIHNSMTRLPELHHWLHGEKVGFGLAVQAFLEHDDAHDREELLLQLRRYGSPLTLDSLGLGDRPAQVDEIVKNVKIGPHIAARLPFSVEPESIGKALWSTQQLTAFAVVNDNRAA; this comes from the coding sequence ATGATCGCAATACAAGCGCCTGGAACCTATCTGAATCGTGATGGCGTCATCGGCGCCGTCGGTGAGTTTGTAAAACCGCTGGCCGAAACCCTGTTGATTATTACCAGCCCGCAGGCATGGCTGGCGACGTCAGAAAAAGTCGAGCACAGCCTGAACCTACAGGGTTTGAAGTATCGGATTGAATTTCTGCCGGGCGACTGCACCAAGCCGGCAATAGAAGCATTGACCCTTCAGGCGCGAGAGTTTGGGGCCGAATTGATTCTGGGAATCGGCGGGGGCCGGGTATTGGATTCGGCCAAAGCCGTCGGTGAAGTCTTGGGGCAGATACCGGTCATTACCGTTCCGACCATTGCGGCGACCTGTGCCGCCTGGTCGCCCATCAGCGTGATTTACAGCGAGACGGGAGCGCATCAGGGGCCGTTGGCGCTGAAGCGGTTGCCCGTATGGGTACTGGTCGACGGCGAAGTGATTGCGCAAAGCCCGCCGCGCTACCTTAAGGCCGGCATCGTTGACGCGCTGGCAAAGTGGTATGAATTCCAGCCCTATCTGCGCAATGGGGACGAGGGACTGGCTCTGGCGCTGAAAGCGCAGGCCGCCAGGTTGGCGGTGGACACGTTTAACCGCTACGGCGAACAGGCCATTGCGGATAATCAGCAAAAGCAGGTCACGCCGGCCTTACGCAAAGTGATTGACGCCGCGATCGCGCTGGCGGGCGTGGCTAACAGCATGAAAGACGATGTGCCGCGTATCGGCGTCGCTCACGCCATTCATAACAGCATGACGCGCCTGCCGGAATTACATCACTGGCTGCACGGTGAAAAAGTGGGATTCGGTCTGGCGGTCCAGGCCTTCCTCGAACATGACGATGCGCATGATAGAGAAGAGCTGTTATTGCAGCTTCGCCGCTACGGCAGTCCGCTGACGCTGGATTCGCTCGGCCTCGGCGACCGGCCTGCTCAGGTTGATGAGATTGTTAAAAACGTGAAGATCGGCCCCCATATCGCCGCGCGGCTGCCCTTTTCCGTCGAGCCGGAAAGCATTGGCAAGGCGTTGTGGAGTACGCAACAGCTCACGGCATTCGCCGTGGTTAATGATAATCGCGCCGCCTGA
- the gltP gene encoding glutamate/aspartate:proton symporter GltP: protein MKTQKISLAWQILIALALGIALGTVLHEQADSRQWLIGNILSPAGDIFIRLIKMIVVPIVIATLIVGIAGVGDAKKLGRIGLKTIIYFEVVTTLAIILGITLANVFQPGTGIDMSILTSADISQYEKTTEQVQSGSHSLVSTVLSLIPPNIFAAVANGDMLPIIFFSVLFGLGLSSLSKEHRDPLLNVFRGVSETMFKVTHMIMRYAPVGVFALISVTVANFGFASLLPLAKLVVLVYGAILFFALIVLGGIARLCKLRITTLIRILKDELILSYSTASSETVLPRIIEKMEAYGAPKSITSFVVPTGYSFNLDGSTLYQSIAAIFIAQLYGIDLSIGQEIVLVLTLMLTSKGIAGVPGVSFVVLLATLGSVGIPLEGLAFIAGVDRILDMARTALNVVGNALAVLVIAKWERQFDEKKARAYERELHSGNSEPVRQEQG from the coding sequence ATGAAAACACAGAAAATCAGTCTGGCCTGGCAAATTCTTATTGCGCTGGCGCTTGGTATCGCGCTCGGCACCGTATTGCACGAACAGGCGGACAGCCGCCAATGGCTGATCGGTAATATTCTCAGCCCGGCCGGCGATATCTTTATCCGCCTGATTAAGATGATCGTCGTACCCATCGTTATCGCCACCTTGATTGTGGGGATTGCCGGGGTCGGCGACGCCAAAAAGCTGGGCCGCATCGGTTTGAAGACCATTATCTATTTTGAGGTGGTCACCACATTAGCCATTATTTTGGGTATTACCCTGGCGAACGTGTTTCAACCGGGGACGGGCATCGATATGTCGATCCTGACCTCTGCGGATATCTCGCAATATGAAAAAACCACCGAACAGGTGCAAAGCGGCTCTCATAGCCTGGTGAGCACCGTTCTGTCGCTGATCCCGCCGAATATTTTTGCCGCGGTGGCCAACGGCGACATGCTGCCGATTATTTTCTTCTCGGTGCTGTTCGGTCTGGGGCTGTCATCGCTGTCAAAAGAGCATCGCGATCCCCTGTTGAACGTGTTTCGCGGCGTCTCGGAAACCATGTTCAAAGTGACGCATATGATCATGCGCTATGCGCCGGTCGGCGTATTCGCGCTGATTTCGGTCACGGTGGCGAACTTCGGTTTCGCCTCGTTACTGCCGTTGGCAAAGCTGGTGGTGCTGGTTTACGGCGCCATACTGTTCTTTGCCCTGATCGTGCTGGGGGGAATTGCCCGCCTGTGTAAATTGCGCATCACCACATTGATTCGCATTCTGAAAGACGAACTGATCCTCTCTTACTCCACCGCCAGTTCGGAAACCGTGCTGCCGCGCATTATCGAGAAGATGGAAGCGTACGGCGCGCCGAAATCGATCACCAGTTTTGTGGTGCCGACCGGTTATTCGTTTAATCTGGATGGTTCGACGCTGTACCAGAGCATCGCGGCGATCTTTATCGCGCAACTGTATGGCATCGATCTCTCTATCGGGCAGGAAATTGTGCTGGTGCTGACCCTGATGCTGACCTCGAAAGGGATCGCCGGCGTTCCCGGCGTCTCTTTTGTGGTTCTGCTGGCAACCCTCGGCAGCGTGGGGATCCCGCTGGAAGGTCTGGCGTTTATCGCCGGCGTGGACCGTATTCTGGATATGGCGCGTACCGCGCTGAACGTGGTGGGCAATGCCCTGGCCGTGCTGGTGATTGCCAAATGGGAACGCCAGTTTGACGAGAAAAAAGCGCGGGCCTACGAACGCGAACTGCACAGCGGGAATAGCGAACCCGTGCGGCAGGAGCAGGGGTAA
- the cbl gene encoding HTH-type transcriptional regulator Cbl translates to MNFQQLKIIRESARCNYNLTEVANTLFTSQSGVSRHIRELEEELGIEIFVRRGKRLLGMTEPGKELLIVAERILNDASNIRRLANVFTNNDTGQLVIATTHTQARYSLPQVIKAFRALYPQVRLVLNQGTPEEIVTMLHSGEADIGIASERLINDASLAAFPYYRWHHSIVVPEDHPLAREPVVTLDMLNAAPLITYRQGITGRSRVDRAFQAAGMAPDITLSAQDSDVIKTYVELGLGVGILADKAYDAVRDKGLVRLNAEHLFEANTVWLGLKKNQLQRNYAWKFIQLCNTELSLAEIKDKVFAENDENVIDYQI, encoded by the coding sequence GTGAATTTTCAGCAACTGAAGATTATTCGTGAATCAGCACGGTGCAATTACAACCTGACCGAAGTGGCGAATACCCTGTTTACCTCGCAATCCGGGGTGAGTCGTCATATCCGCGAGCTGGAAGAAGAACTGGGGATTGAAATATTTGTCCGCCGGGGTAAACGCCTGCTGGGCATGACCGAACCGGGCAAAGAACTGCTGATTGTGGCGGAAAGGATCCTGAACGACGCCAGCAATATCCGCCGGTTGGCCAACGTATTTACCAACAATGATACCGGCCAACTGGTCATTGCCACCACCCATACCCAGGCGCGTTACAGTTTGCCTCAGGTGATAAAAGCGTTCCGCGCGCTTTATCCCCAGGTACGTCTGGTGCTTAATCAGGGCACGCCTGAAGAGATTGTGACGATGCTGCATTCAGGGGAAGCGGATATCGGCATTGCCAGTGAACGCCTGATTAACGATGCTTCTCTGGCGGCTTTTCCCTATTACCGCTGGCACCATTCAATCGTGGTGCCGGAAGATCACCCGCTGGCGCGCGAGCCGGTGGTGACGCTGGATATGCTTAACGCGGCGCCGCTGATTACCTATCGTCAGGGGATTACCGGGCGTTCCCGCGTCGACCGCGCCTTTCAGGCGGCGGGCATGGCGCCGGATATTACCCTGAGCGCACAGGACTCAGACGTCATCAAAACCTATGTCGAACTGGGACTGGGGGTCGGCATTCTGGCTGACAAGGCCTACGATGCGGTTCGCGACAAAGGGCTGGTGCGCTTGAACGCCGAACATCTGTTTGAAGCCAATACCGTGTGGCTGGGGTTGAAAAAGAATCAGTTACAGCGTAACTATGCCTGGAAGTTTATCCAGCTGTGTAATACCGAGCTGTCTCTGGCCGAGATTAAAGACAAGGTCTTTGCCGAGAACGACGAGAATGTGATCGACTATCAAATCTGA
- a CDS encoding DMT family transporter — protein MLTGVVFALCAGLMWGLIFVGPLLVPEYPAALQSTGRYLAFGLIALPLAWLDRHRLRLLSGKDWREALKLSAIGNLLYYFCLASAIQRTGAPVSTMIIGTLPVAIAVSANLLYGRHDGKVLWRQLAPALLLIAAGLLLVNIAELSAATASLDLWRYLGGIALALAAMACWTWYPLRNARWLRENTGKTPTTWATAQGLVTLPLALLGYLLVCGQLALGREDFPLPFGPRPAVFITLMIVIGLFCSWLGTLCWNEASQRLPTVLIGPLVVFETLAGLTYSFIIRHSWPPLLTLGGVFCLVAGVIYAVRIKPRPVVVPVAVADPAGK, from the coding sequence ATGTTGACTGGCGTTGTTTTCGCCCTTTGTGCCGGGCTGATGTGGGGATTGATTTTTGTCGGCCCCCTGCTGGTGCCTGAATACCCCGCCGCGTTGCAATCGACCGGCCGCTATCTTGCCTTCGGCCTGATCGCTTTACCGCTGGCCTGGCTCGATCGCCATCGGTTGCGGCTGCTTAGCGGCAAAGACTGGCGCGAGGCGCTCAAACTCTCCGCCATCGGCAACCTGCTCTACTATTTCTGCCTGGCCAGCGCCATTCAGCGTACCGGCGCCCCGGTTTCGACCATGATTATCGGCACCTTGCCGGTGGCGATCGCCGTTAGCGCCAATCTGCTCTACGGCAGGCATGACGGCAAGGTGTTATGGCGGCAGCTGGCTCCCGCGCTGTTGCTTATCGCCGCCGGGCTGCTTCTGGTCAATATCGCGGAGCTGAGCGCCGCGACGGCTTCGCTGGACCTCTGGCGCTATCTTGGCGGCATCGCGCTGGCGCTGGCGGCGATGGCCTGCTGGACCTGGTATCCGCTGCGCAACGCGCGCTGGCTGCGAGAAAACACCGGCAAAACGCCCACAACCTGGGCCACCGCGCAGGGGCTGGTCACCCTGCCCTTGGCTTTGCTGGGATACCTGCTGGTTTGCGGCCAGTTGGCGCTCGGCCGCGAGGATTTCCCCCTGCCGTTCGGCCCGCGGCCGGCGGTGTTTATTACCCTGATGATCGTTATCGGCCTGTTTTGCTCATGGCTGGGCACGCTATGCTGGAACGAAGCCAGCCAGCGGTTGCCGACCGTGCTGATCGGCCCGCTGGTGGTGTTTGAAACGCTGGCGGGGCTGACCTATTCATTTATCATCCGCCACTCCTGGCCGCCGCTGCTGACGCTGGGCGGCGTGTTCTGCCTGGTTGCCGGCGTGATTTATGCGGTCAGAATCAAGCCCCGGCCGGTGGTGGTGCCGGTGGCGGTCGCCGATCCGGCGGGGAAATAA
- a CDS encoding TlpA family protein disulfide reductase, translated as MLWRNGLPACCLLASLALLGGCKEEQVSVGAPAPALAAYDLAGQAADLSRWRGKNVYLNFWSAGCGGCLAEMATLEKLSQRYGDKIVVVAVNTDPDGVDIAPLLAQQRVNYPVIRDQLGITKERYQVIGTPTSFIIDGGGKVTAQHQGARDERQLTELFARLARGS; from the coding sequence ATGTTATGGCGTAACGGTTTACCGGCCTGCTGTCTGCTGGCCTCATTGGCGCTGCTCGGCGGCTGTAAAGAGGAACAGGTCAGCGTCGGGGCGCCGGCGCCCGCGCTGGCCGCTTATGATCTGGCCGGGCAAGCGGCGGACCTGAGCCGCTGGCGGGGGAAAAACGTCTATCTGAACTTCTGGTCCGCGGGCTGCGGCGGTTGCCTGGCGGAAATGGCGACGCTGGAGAAACTCAGCCAGCGCTACGGCGATAAAATCGTGGTGGTGGCGGTGAATACCGACCCGGACGGCGTGGACATCGCCCCGCTGTTGGCGCAGCAAAGGGTGAACTACCCGGTTATCCGCGATCAACTGGGGATCACCAAAGAGCGTTACCAGGTTATCGGCACCCCCACGTCATTTATCATTGACGGCGGCGGTAAGGTCACCGCCCAGCATCAGGGCGCCAGAGACGAGCGGCAACTGACGGAACTGTTTGCGCGGCTGGCCCGCGGAAGCTGA
- a CDS encoding ABC transporter ATP-binding protein, whose protein sequence is MSSSINVQGAEQAPEAVIETRQLYKRFGQVTALEDINIRIARGEFVAIMGASGSGKTTLMNILTCLDTVSEGQVLLDGIDAAALDEEGRRKFRADKIGLVFQQFHLIPFLTALENIMLAQHYHSIVDEPAARRVLEQVGLAHRMGHLPSQLSGGEQQRVCIARALVNEPPVIFADEPTGNLDEENERRVLDLLKDLHHQGRTVVMVTHNPELGKFADRIIRLQHGKYFGEEVNHHVMA, encoded by the coding sequence ATGTCCTCATCGATAAATGTGCAGGGCGCGGAGCAGGCGCCGGAGGCGGTGATTGAAACACGCCAACTATACAAGCGTTTTGGACAGGTTACCGCGCTGGAGGATATCAATATTCGCATTGCCCGCGGTGAGTTTGTCGCCATTATGGGCGCTTCGGGATCGGGTAAAACCACCCTGATGAATATCCTCACCTGTCTGGATACGGTCAGCGAAGGTCAGGTGCTGCTGGATGGCATTGACGCCGCGGCGCTGGATGAAGAAGGGCGGCGTAAATTCCGCGCCGACAAGATCGGCCTGGTGTTCCAGCAATTCCACCTGATTCCCTTTCTGACCGCGCTGGAAAACATCATGCTGGCGCAGCATTACCACAGTATCGTGGATGAACCCGCGGCGCGGCGGGTGCTGGAGCAGGTGGGCCTGGCCCACCGCATGGGACATTTACCCAGCCAGCTTTCCGGCGGCGAGCAGCAGCGGGTGTGTATTGCCCGGGCGCTGGTGAACGAGCCGCCGGTTATCTTCGCCGATGAACCGACCGGCAATCTGGATGAGGAAAATGAACGGCGGGTGCTGGATCTGCTCAAGGATTTGCACCATCAGGGGCGCACCGTGGTGATGGTGACGCATAACCCCGAGCTGGGTAAGTTCGCCGATCGTATTATCCGTTTGCAGCACGGTAAATATTTCGGCGAGGAGGTAAATCATCATGTTATGGCGTAA
- a CDS encoding ABC transporter permease produces MFWRLVIRALRLRMQRVGVVFAALTVGAAIVTAMSAVYFDINAKMSQELRTFGANFYIGPARGNALPQPTFQQIVDGAPAGLINAASPYLYGMARTELEKVVLMGVWFESLRPLAPYWQVKGNWIGVSFDDRNAMIGVKLAERLNVKVGDGITLVGDGERQRLQIKGIVESGDATDNMLIVSLDLAQKWLNKPGAISNALLSVSNDLGQVDQFAARLQQQYPQLEIRPILKVSASEGQVLNKIKGLMGLVSAVILVLSSLCVNTTLMAIVGERAREFALQKALGASGRDIIRQMLAETGIIALAAALCGSLLGYLLAQILGMAVFNATISLRAPVFPLTLLLSLLVAAVAAIVPTRRAIHVEPAKVLKGE; encoded by the coding sequence ATGTTCTGGCGGCTGGTGATCCGCGCGTTGCGGCTGCGGATGCAGCGGGTCGGCGTGGTGTTCGCCGCCCTGACGGTGGGCGCGGCGATCGTCACCGCCATGTCGGCGGTGTATTTCGATATCAACGCCAAAATGAGTCAGGAACTGCGCACCTTCGGGGCGAACTTTTATATCGGGCCCGCGCGCGGCAATGCGCTGCCCCAGCCAACGTTTCAGCAGATCGTCGACGGCGCGCCGGCCGGGCTAATCAATGCCGCCAGTCCGTATCTGTATGGCATGGCGCGCACCGAGCTGGAAAAAGTGGTGCTGATGGGGGTGTGGTTTGAATCATTGCGTCCGCTCGCCCCTTACTGGCAGGTAAAGGGAAACTGGATCGGCGTCAGCTTCGACGATCGCAACGCGATGATCGGCGTCAAGCTGGCGGAGCGGCTGAACGTTAAAGTCGGCGACGGCATTACGCTGGTCGGCGACGGCGAAAGGCAGCGTTTGCAGATTAAAGGCATTGTGGAATCCGGCGACGCCACGGACAACATGCTGATCGTCAGTCTGGATCTGGCGCAGAAATGGCTGAATAAACCGGGGGCGATCAGCAATGCGCTACTCAGCGTCAGCAATGATCTGGGGCAGGTGGACCAGTTCGCCGCGCGGCTGCAACAGCAGTATCCGCAGTTGGAAATCCGGCCGATCCTCAAGGTCTCCGCCTCCGAAGGACAGGTGCTGAATAAAATCAAAGGGCTGATGGGGCTGGTGTCGGCGGTGATACTGGTGCTCTCCTCGCTGTGCGTCAACACCACCCTGATGGCGATTGTCGGCGAACGGGCGCGCGAGTTCGCCCTGCAAAAGGCGCTGGGCGCCAGCGGGCGGGATATTATCCGCCAGATGCTGGCGGAGACCGGCATCATTGCGCTGGCGGCGGCGCTGTGCGGTTCGCTGCTGGGCTACCTGCTGGCGCAGATTCTGGGGATGGCGGTGTTCAACGCGACGATCTCGCTGCGGGCGCCGGTCTTTCCGCTGACGCTGCTGCTCTCGCTGCTGGTGGCCGCCGTCGCGGCCATTGTTCCCACCCGACGGGCGATTCATGTCGAACCGGCCAAAGTATTAAAAGGAGAGTAG
- a CDS encoding ABC transporter permease, whose amino-acid sequence MLWRMLRQSWRRNIRRKSLAVLTVFLAAGLISALLAVSIDIGDKMARELKSYGANILIEPAGQAALPALFGEHGNPLEGQDFLDESELPNIKDIFWRNNIVGFAPLLSGDVEIDGQPVAVLGTFFSQPVAVPDEEDYRTGQITVSPYWQVAGRWPQEPVTEGSAAEALAGKQLAQQNGWQAGSQLRLHGPQGEAIVRVSGILSSGGDEENRLVMPLAAVQRLLGLEGKIQAIRVSALTVPENDLSRRARENLEALNAEEYDLWYCTAYVSSIAHQLEEAISGSVVRPIWQVAASEGVVIDKIQLLLAVVTFAALVAAAMGIASLMTSTIMERAKEIGLMKALGARQWQIMLLFYLEAALSGLLGGIAGCLAGWGLAKAIGLMLFGVPLSFAWIVIPCVLVISILIALIGTWFPARRIAGLYPVEVLYGR is encoded by the coding sequence ATGTTATGGCGCATGTTACGCCAATCCTGGCGCAGAAATATCCGGCGTAAATCGCTGGCGGTGTTGACGGTCTTTTTGGCGGCGGGGCTGATTTCGGCCCTGCTGGCGGTCTCTATCGATATCGGCGACAAAATGGCGCGCGAATTGAAATCCTATGGCGCCAATATCCTGATTGAACCGGCGGGACAGGCGGCGCTGCCGGCGCTGTTCGGCGAGCACGGCAATCCGCTGGAAGGGCAGGATTTTCTCGATGAGTCGGAGTTGCCCAACATCAAGGATATTTTCTGGCGCAACAATATCGTCGGATTCGCGCCGTTGCTGAGCGGCGACGTGGAGATCGACGGGCAGCCGGTGGCGGTATTGGGCACCTTTTTCTCACAGCCGGTGGCGGTGCCGGACGAAGAGGATTATCGCACCGGACAGATAACCGTCAGCCCTTACTGGCAGGTTGCCGGCCGGTGGCCGCAGGAGCCGGTGACGGAAGGAAGCGCCGCCGAGGCGCTGGCGGGCAAACAGCTGGCGCAGCAGAACGGCTGGCAGGCGGGCAGCCAGCTCCGGCTGCATGGCCCGCAGGGTGAAGCCATAGTGCGGGTCAGCGGCATTCTGAGCAGCGGCGGGGATGAGGAAAACCGGCTGGTGATGCCGCTGGCGGCGGTGCAGCGTCTGCTGGGCCTGGAGGGGAAAATACAGGCGATCCGCGTTTCCGCGCTGACGGTGCCGGAAAACGACCTGTCGCGCCGGGCGCGTGAAAATCTGGAGGCGCTGAACGCCGAAGAGTATGACCTGTGGTACTGCACCGCCTATGTTTCCTCTATCGCCCACCAGTTGGAAGAGGCGATTTCCGGTTCGGTGGTGCGGCCTATCTGGCAGGTGGCGGCGTCGGAAGGCGTGGTGATCGATAAAATCCAGCTGTTGCTGGCGGTGGTCACCTTTGCGGCGCTGGTCGCCGCGGCCATGGGCATCGCCTCGTTGATGACCAGCACCATTATGGAGCGGGCGAAAGAGATCGGCCTGATGAAAGCGCTGGGGGCGCGGCAGTGGCAGATTATGCTGCTGTTCTATCTGGAAGCGGCGCTCAGCGGTTTGCTGGGAGGCATCGCCGGCTGCCTGGCGGGCTGGGGGCTGGCGAAAGCCATCGGCCTGATGCTGTTTGGCGTGCCGCTCAGCTTTGCCTGGATCGTTATCCCCTGCGTGCTGGTGATTTCGATACTGATCGCGCTGATTGGCACCTGGTTCCCGGCCCGGCGCATCGCCGGACTCTACCCGGTGGAGGTGCTGTATGGCCGCTAA
- a CDS encoding Fe-S-containing protein: MSYFFVTTLQSFLPIALLLGLNWSHRSPPEIRPLAWTTLLALIAGTVIGIRLPNGQQLQLWITGIQAIVLLLFLVSQFFSHSRIGYFWQAILVAGAAIHWGGDPNLSALTSTHVVNTDLLLNFSAVAAAFGWLIFSAALCGMMVRRIRVLRWPLLVALAALLLLPISGNLLLLLMKLQVLGLNKPRLSYVAQVTNSAWLLNYLGALLLAVAAAGYLLPLFHTRRRMQAAAEAIARRRATADYRNVRRTVLAALIALLAIVAAQLYWDKVASQPPRLSEALPVTPAADGKVHIPIEQIRDGKLHRFVWVADDGKAVRFFVINRYPDRLRLGVVFDACLLCGDQGYVMEGNQVICVACDVRIFIPSIGKAGGCNPVPIEGWSNDDNELVISQASLAAGTNYFTTVISLEVVDPVDGSKLTNVQAEHKYRYGGKTYFFSSEANYKRFRESPGKFVTSAATADDQAEGE, encoded by the coding sequence ATGAGTTACTTCTTCGTTACTACGCTACAGTCATTCCTGCCGATAGCGTTGCTGTTGGGGCTGAACTGGAGCCATCGTTCCCCGCCTGAAATCCGGCCGTTGGCGTGGACCACCCTGCTGGCGCTGATTGCCGGCACGGTAATCGGCATTCGCCTGCCCAACGGCCAGCAGCTGCAACTCTGGATCACCGGCATTCAGGCGATCGTCCTGCTGTTGTTTCTCGTCAGTCAGTTTTTCTCTCATTCCCGCATCGGTTATTTCTGGCAGGCCATCCTGGTTGCCGGCGCGGCTATTCATTGGGGCGGCGATCCCAACCTGAGCGCCCTGACCAGCACGCACGTGGTGAATACCGATCTGCTGCTGAATTTCAGCGCGGTGGCGGCGGCCTTCGGCTGGCTGATATTCAGCGCCGCGCTTTGCGGCATGATGGTGCGGCGTATCCGCGTATTGCGCTGGCCGCTGCTCGTTGCGCTGGCGGCGCTATTACTGTTGCCGATCAGCGGCAATCTGCTGCTGTTATTGATGAAGCTACAGGTGCTGGGGCTGAACAAACCGCGCCTGAGCTATGTGGCGCAGGTCACCAATAGCGCCTGGCTGCTGAATTATCTCGGCGCGCTATTGCTGGCGGTGGCAGCGGCCGGCTATCTGCTGCCTTTATTCCACACGCGCCGGCGGATGCAGGCCGCCGCCGAGGCCATCGCCAGGCGCCGCGCCACCGCCGACTACCGCAATGTGCGGCGCACGGTGCTGGCCGCCCTGATTGCGCTGCTGGCGATCGTGGCGGCGCAGCTTTACTGGGACAAGGTGGCGTCCCAGCCTCCCCGTTTGTCCGAGGCGTTGCCGGTGACGCCGGCCGCCGACGGCAAGGTGCATATTCCCATCGAACAGATTCGCGACGGCAAACTGCATCGGTTTGTGTGGGTTGCCGATGACGGCAAGGCGGTGCGCTTTTTCGTCATTAACCGCTATCCGGACCGGCTGCGGTTGGGAGTGGTGTTCGATGCCTGCCTGCTGTGCGGCGATCAGGGCTATGTGATGGAAGGTAATCAGGTGATCTGCGTCGCCTGCGACGTACGCATCTTTATCCCCTCCATCGGCAAGGCGGGCGGGTGTAACCCCGTGCCCATCGAAGGCTGGAGCAATGACGACAATGAGCTGGTGATTAGCCAGGCGTCGCTGGCGGCGGGCACCAACTATTTCACCACGGTGATATCGCTGGAGGTCGTCGATCCGGTTGACGGTTCGAAACTCACCAACGTGCAGGCCGAACATAAGTATCGCTACGGCGGTAAAACCTATTTCTTCTCATCTGAAGCGAACTACAAGCGTTTCCGTGAAAGCCCCGGAAAATTTGTTACCTCCGCGGCGACGGCTGACGATCAAGCGGAAGGGGAATAA